AGTTCCACTATCATAAGGAATTTGATTTAATATAATTTTAAAAAGAGTAGTTTTCCCAACTCCATTAGGACCAATTAATCCTACTTTTTCTCCTCTATATATGGCAAAGCTTATATCTTCAAGTAGCTTATGTTCATTAAATGATTTATTTAAATTTTCAACTCTAAGTACATCTCTTCCACTTTTTATATTTGGTTTAAAAGTTATTTTAGCTTTTTTATTGTTTATAGGTTTATCTATTAATTTTATTTTATCTAACATTTTTTGTCGAGATTGAGCTTGTTTTATATAACGGCTATCGCCATAATTGGAAAATCTTTTTATAATTTCTTCCTGTCTTTTAATTTCTTTTTGTTGATCTTCATATTGCTTTTTTAATAGTTCTATGTCTTTTTTTCTTTGTTTCATATATTGAGAGTAATTCATATTATATATTTTAATCTCTTTATTTTCTAATAAAAATATTTTTGAGACTATATTATCTAAAAAGTATCTATCATGGGATATAACAAGTATTGCTCCAGTATATTCTTTAAGATAGTTTTCTAACCAATTGATAGCTTCTATATCTAAATGATTTGTAGGTTCATCTAATAATAGCAAATCTGGTTTTTCTAGTAACAATTTAGCTAGAGACAATCTAGATTTTTGACCACCACTTAATATATTTACTCTTTTATCCATATCTTTATCTTTAAATCCTAAACCTTTTAATACACCTTTGATTTCTGATCTATATCCATATCCATTGTTATTATCAAATTTTTCCATAATGTGAGCATAATCTTCCATTAGTTTTTCTAATCTAGTAGAATTAGTTTTACTTCCTTCTATGCTGATTTCTTGTTCTAATTTTCTTAGTTTTTTTTCCATTTCAAGTAAAGGTTTAAATACATTTAGGCACTCGTTAAATAATGTGTCATTGCCACTTATATAAGTATGTTGCTTTAAATAACCTATTTTTAAATCTTTTCGAATATATATTTCACCTGCATCTTTATGAGTTTCACCTGCTAATATATTAAAAAGAGTAGTTTTACCAGAACCATTAAGCCCTATAAGACCAATTTTATCACCATTTTCTACTGTAAAACTTATATTTTTTAGTATTTCATTTACCCCATAGGATTTAGATATATTATTACACGAAAGTACTATCATATTACATCACCTATTTTCTATGCATTATATTATTATTTTATCAAAAAAAATAGTCCTTTAAAAGTAAGGACTATTTTTTATCTAATTCCATTGCCATACTAGATAATACTTTATCGATTAAATTTATATCACATTTACCTTCATCAGTGAAATGAGTACAATTTTCACAGCTTTCATATTTTTCTTCGTATACACTAGAAGTTATATCTAATATACCTTCGTATTTGGGTGCATAAGAATTACAGTATATAGCTATTTTTCTAAGTTGTTCTTTACTAGCCATAGTAAAACCTCCTATGTAATTATGATGTATTAATATTATTAGTATTTTAAAAATTAATATACAAGTAATATTTTAAAATAAAGTAATATATTAAATGAGTATTCTAAATGCTTAAATTGACCTATTAATATTATTTTGCTATAATAAGAGCACAATAAAGATAGGATATTTAGATATGTGAGGGGAGTGAAATAATGGATAAAGAGAAAGAGAATAGAGTTTCAATAACAGTTATTCGGAGGCTGCCTAAATATTATAGATATTTAGGAGAATTACTAAAGAAGGGAATAAATAGGGTATCATCTCAAGAGTTGAGTGAATTAACTGGTTTTACTGCATCTCAAATAAGACAGGACTTAAATAATTTTGGTGGGTTTGGGCAGCAAGGTTATGGATACAATGTAGAAGGTCTATATTATCAGTTAGGAAAGATTTTAGGATTAGATAGAACCTATAATACTGTGATAGTTGGTGCTGGGAATTTAGGTCAGGCAATTGCTAATTATAAGGGATTTGAAGATGCCGGATTTAAAGTACTTTCTTTATTTGATAAAAATCCTAAATTAATAGGGTTAAAAATAAGAGATATAGAAATAAGAGATGTAGATGAGTTAGAAGATTTTATTAAAGAAAACAATGTAGAAATAGGAATTATAACTACTCCTAAAGAAAATGCTCAAGAAATTGCAGATATTTACATGAAAAGTGGAATAAAAGGAATTTGGAATTTTGCACCAGCTGATTTAAAAGTAGATGATGATGTAGTAATAGAAAATGTTCATTTAAATGAATCCCTGTTTACTTTATCTTATTTTTTAAAAAACAAATCCGATTATGTTAAGAATTGATTTTTAAGAAAGAGGTTGTAGTTATTTTACTATAATCTCTTTTTTATTTGTTTTTTTATAATTTTATTTGATGATTAATTTAAAATAAAAGTGAAACAGAAACAAAATTTGGTAATTAAACAGTCTAGAAAGATAAAAAATTAACAAATTTTATAGAAATAGTTTAACTAAATTGACTATCATATATATATTGATTACAATATATATATGGATATATAATGTATATTATGAAATATAGATTTAATTAATTATTAAAATTTTAGTCTAGTTATTGAAAAACATTTAACATATTTTTAATTTTAATTAAGCTTTCATTTTGGTTTATCTCTCCTAAGATTATATTGAAATAGGGGAGACATCCAAATTGATATAAAATATTTAAGGAGGGAAGTATATGAATTTCAATTTGACAAAAGAGCAGGAAATGGTAAGAGATGTAATGAGAAAATTTGCTGAAGAGGAAGTTGAACCTATAGCTGCAGAGATTGATGAGGAATCTAGGTTCCCGAGGGAAACAGTAGAAAAAATGGCTAGATACAATATGCTAGGCATACCTTTTCCTGTAGAGTATGGAGGTGCAGGTGGAGACGAAATAGCTTATGTTATAGCTGTAGAGGAGCTATCTAAGGTATGTGCTACTACTGGAGTTATTTGTTCTGCTCATACTTCTTTAGGATGTTGGCCAATATATAGATATGGCACAGAAGAACAAAAACAAAAATATTTAAGACCTTTAGCAAAAGGAGAAAAACTTGGAGCGTTTGCTTTAACAGAACCTAATGCAGGTACTGATGCAGCAGGTCAGCAAACCGTAGCAGTATTAGATGGAGATAATTATATATTAAATGGAACTAAAATATTTATAACTAACGGTGGACAAGCTGATGTATACATAGTATTTGCAATGACTGACAAGACAAAAGGTACTAGGGGAATATCAGCTTTTATAGTAGAAAAAGATTTTCCAGGTTTTAGTATAGGCAAGATAGAAGATAAAATGGGAATCAGAGCTTCTTCTACTGCAGAATTAATATTTAGAGATTGTATAGTACCAAAAGAAAACCTTTTAGGAGAAGAAGGGCAAGGATTTAAAATTGCTATGTCAACATTAGATGGAGGGCGAATAGGAATTGCAGCACAAGCATTAGGTATAGCGGAAGGTGCTTTAAATGAAACTATAAAGTATGTTAAGGAAAGAGAACAATTTGGGAGACCTTTGGCTAAATTTCAGGGGTTACAGTGGATGATAGCGGATATGGCAACAGATATAGAGGCGAGTAAATTATTAGTATATAGGGCAGCCTTTAATAAGGCTAATGGACTCCCTTATAATAAAGAGGCAGCTATGGCTAAATTATTTGCAGCTACTACTGCTATGGATGTAACTACAAAATGTGTGCAACTTCATGGAGGATATGGATATACAAAAGATTACCCTGTAGAAAGAATGATGAGGGACGCTAAGATTACTGAAATATATGAAGGAACATCTCAAGTACAGCAAATGGTTATTTCAAGTAATATATTGAGATAAAATATGAAGAAGGAGGTATTTTGATGAACATTATAGTATGTATAAAACAAGTTCCTGATACTAATGAAGTAAAAATAGATCCAAAGACGGGAACTTTAATTCGAGAAGGAGTACCTAGTATTATAAACCCAGATGATAGAAATGCTTTAGAAGAAGCTTTAAGAATAAAAGATGAGTTAGAAGATGTAAAAGTTACAGTACTTAGTATGGGACCACCTCAAGCTAAATTGGCATTAGTTGAGGCTATAGCTATGGGAGCAGATGAAGGTATATTGCTAAGTGATAGAGCTTTTGCAGGTTCTGATACATTGGCTACATCTACAGCGTTGGCAGCGGCAATTAAATTTTTGGGAGATTTTGATTTGATTTGCTGTGGTAGGCAAGCTATAGATGGAGATACTGCACAAGTGGGTCCTCAAATAGCTGAGCATTTGGGAATATCACAAATTACTTATGTAAGTGAATTAAAATTAGAAGGCAAAAAAATAACGGCTAAAAGGGTTCTTGAAGATGGATACTTTGTTATGCAGGCAGAATTACCAGCTTTAATTACTGCAATAAAAGAATTAAATGGACCTAGGTACCCATCTATAAGAGGGATATATGAGGGATTTAAAGGTGATAAAATAAGGGTTTTAACAGCTAAAGATATAGGTGTGGATGAAAATATTGTAGGATTAAATGGTTCACCTACACAAGTAAGTAAATCCTTTACACCTCCTGAAAGAACGAGAGAATTAGAAATACTTGAAGGAAGTCCTGAAGAACAAGCAAAGAAATTGATTGCAAGATTAAAAGAAGAAAAATTAATATAGTGTTTAGAGAGGAGGAAATAGAATGGCAATAAAAGTTATACAAGAAAAATGTATAGGTTGTGGAATATGTGTCAAAACTTGTCCTTTTGATGCAATAGATATGATAGATAAAAAAGCGGTGATAACGGACAAATGTACTATTTGTGGAAATTGTTTAGATGTATGCCCTAAAGATGCAATAATAAGAGAAGAGGAAAAAGAGAAAATTAAAGGCATGAATATAGATGAATATGAAGGCGTTTGGGTTTTTGCTGAACAAAGAGATGGTAATTTATTAAATGTGGTTGTTGAATTACTTGGAGAAGGAAGAAAAATAGCTGACGAATTAGGAACAGAATTAACAGCTGTTCTTTTAGGTAAAGATGTAGACGATATAGCGGAAAGACTTATTAAATATGGTGCAGATAATGTATTATATGGGGATTCAGAATTTTTAAAGGTATACACTACTGATGGATATACTAAAGCCATATGTGATTTAATTGAAGATCGAAAGCCAGAAATAATGTTAATAGGTGCTACAAATATAGGGAGAGATTTAGGACCAAGAATTTCAGCAAGGCTTCGTACAGGTCTTACTGCTGATTGTACTAAATTAGAAGTAGATAAAGAAAATAGGAGACTACTTCAAACTCGTCCAGCTTTTGGTGGAAATCTTATGGCTACTATTATTTGCCCAAATCATAGACCTCAAATGTCCACAGTAAGACCAGGGGTAATGGAAAAAGCTGAGTATAATGAAGATAGAGTAGGAAATATTGAAAAATTTACTCCAGATTTAAAAGAAGAAGATATTAAGGCTAAAGTATTAGAAGCTATAAAGGAAGCAAAAGCACAAGTAAAACTTGAAGAAGCTGAAATCATAGTATCTGGAGGTAGAGGATTAGGTAGTCCTGAAGGATTTAAGCTAATTGAAGAATTAGCAGAAAAATTAGGAGGAGTGGTGGGAGCTAGTCGTGCTACAGTAGATGCTGGTTGGATAGATCAGTCTCATCAAGTAGGGCAGACTGGAAAAACTGTAAGACCTACCCTTTATATAGCTTGTGGAATTTCAGGAGCTATACAGCATTTGGCTGGCATGCAGGAATCTGAGGTTATTATTGCTATAAACAAGGATAAAGATGCACCTATATTTAAGGTAGCAGACTATGGTATAGTAGGAGATTTATATGAAGTGTTGCCAGAACTTATAAAAGGATTAGAAAACATAGACAGTATATTGGAAAATGTAAATTAATAAATAAAAGGTGCGAGGCTGTTAAATTAGTCTCGCATTTTTTTAGTTTGTAAAAAATATTATATAATTCATATATTTTTTACAATTTGAATATTTAAATATTTTATGATAAGTTTATTTATATAAAGAGGTAAGCGGGTGAAATTTTTATGAGAAAAACTTTAGCTATTGTAAGCTATAGCATAGAGTCAGTTAATTCATATTATACACAGATAAAAGCTTTATTTTCGGGAAATATATTAATGCAAAAAATTACTATGAATGATATTAAAAATATTAAAATTATAAATGCTGATGTAGTGCTAGTTCCTTCATATGATATGTTTGGAAAAATAAAAAAACATATTAGTAAAGAGACTGATATAATATTTGCCAATAGAACTATATCTAGATCTGGTTTAAAAAAGATAATGGGAATTGAGAAAGGTAGTGAAGTAATTTTAATCGATGAGAGTCCAGAAATGACAGAACAAATGATATCAGTAATATATCAGCTAGGGGCAAGACATATTAATATAGAATCCTATTGGACAATTAAGAAAGAAGATATTTATAAAAAACCTTTAATTATATTAGGTCAATCTGAATATTTACCATCCTATTCAAAGGAAATTATTAATATAGGGAATAGTTTACTTGATTTTAATACTATAATAGATATAGGCATTAAGTTTGATTTAATGCATATGTTAAATAGACAAGATATTTCTAAAAGTTATAATGTAGAAGTAGAGACGGCTAATTTTGGATTAGAAGAGATTTTTGGACTGCTCAATAGTCGTGAAAGTCAATTGGAAATATTACTTCATACTATTGATGCTGGGGTTATAGGCATAGACTCTGAAGGAGATATATTTTTGTGCAATCACGATGCAGAAAAAATTATAGGTCTTAAGGAAAATGATATAATTAATAAAAATGGATTAGAATTATTTTCTCGTATACCATTTAAGCATGCTCTTAAAAAATTAGAACCTATAGAAGAAAAATTGATAAAAATACATGGAGAACATGTGGTAGTATCTGTGAACCCTTTAGTTCATTCAAGTAAATTATATGGTGCTGTTGCTATAATGAGGAGATATGATGAGACAGAAAAAAAACAACATAAAATAAGAAAACAACTAATTGGAAAAGGACATGTAGCAAAATATTATTTTGATGATATAATGGGTAAAAGTGATGTTATTAACAAAAGTAAAGATATTGCCAAAAGAATGTCAAAATCTAATTCTTCAATATTAATTACTGGAGAAACAGGAACAGGTAAAGAATTGTTTGCTCAAGCAATTCATAATAGTTCTCCACGAAGAAATTATCCATTTGTAGCTGTTAACTGTGGTGCTTTCCCGGAAAGTTTATTAGAAAGTGAATTATTTGGTTATGAAGAAGGTGCTTTTACTGGGGCACGAAAAGGCGGTAAACCAGGACTTTTTGAATTAGCTCATAATGGAACTTTGTTTTTAGATGAAA
This portion of the Keratinibaculum paraultunense genome encodes:
- a CDS encoding electron transfer flavoprotein subunit beta/FixA family protein, with amino-acid sequence MNIIVCIKQVPDTNEVKIDPKTGTLIREGVPSIINPDDRNALEEALRIKDELEDVKVTVLSMGPPQAKLALVEAIAMGADEGILLSDRAFAGSDTLATSTALAAAIKFLGDFDLICCGRQAIDGDTAQVGPQIAEHLGISQITYVSELKLEGKKITAKRVLEDGYFVMQAELPALITAIKELNGPRYPSIRGIYEGFKGDKIRVLTAKDIGVDENIVGLNGSPTQVSKSFTPPERTRELEILEGSPEEQAKKLIARLKEEKLI
- a CDS encoding electron transfer flavoprotein subunit alpha; protein product: MAIKVIQEKCIGCGICVKTCPFDAIDMIDKKAVITDKCTICGNCLDVCPKDAIIREEEKEKIKGMNIDEYEGVWVFAEQRDGNLLNVVVELLGEGRKIADELGTELTAVLLGKDVDDIAERLIKYGADNVLYGDSEFLKVYTTDGYTKAICDLIEDRKPEIMLIGATNIGRDLGPRISARLRTGLTADCTKLEVDKENRRLLQTRPAFGGNLMATIICPNHRPQMSTVRPGVMEKAEYNEDRVGNIEKFTPDLKEEDIKAKVLEAIKEAKAQVKLEEAEIIVSGGRGLGSPEGFKLIEELAEKLGGVVGASRATVDAGWIDQSHQVGQTGKTVRPTLYIACGISGAIQHLAGMQESEVIIAINKDKDAPIFKVADYGIVGDLYEVLPELIKGLENIDSILENVN
- the abc-f gene encoding ribosomal protection-like ABC-F family protein, which codes for MIVLSCNNISKSYGVNEILKNISFTVENGDKIGLIGLNGSGKTTLFNILAGETHKDAGEIYIRKDLKIGYLKQHTYISGNDTLFNECLNVFKPLLEMEKKLRKLEQEISIEGSKTNSTRLEKLMEDYAHIMEKFDNNNGYGYRSEIKGVLKGLGFKDKDMDKRVNILSGGQKSRLSLAKLLLEKPDLLLLDEPTNHLDIEAINWLENYLKEYTGAILVISHDRYFLDNIVSKIFLLENKEIKIYNMNYSQYMKQRKKDIELLKKQYEDQQKEIKRQEEIIKRFSNYGDSRYIKQAQSRQKMLDKIKLIDKPINNKKAKITFKPNIKSGRDVLRVENLNKSFNEHKLLEDISFAIYRGEKVGLIGPNGVGKTTLFKIILNQIPYDSGTISLGHNVHIGYFDQEQTKLNLNKTVIDEIWDDNPKLNYYEIRSLLSKFLFIGDDIFKEISELSGGERARLALLKMMLSNANFLLMDEPTNHLDIDSKEVLEDALMNYEGTLFVISHDRYFLNKVVNKVFELTEEGIKEYLGNYNYYLEKKNEVAIKEYDDYKTKTQIKLERKKQREKLEAMKKKKKEIIKLEKMIEQKETNMKEIDKLLCDPNIYDKPEKVIELTKKRETLEIKINALYDQWIKLTEE
- a CDS encoding sigma-54 interaction domain-containing protein, giving the protein MRKTLAIVSYSIESVNSYYTQIKALFSGNILMQKITMNDIKNIKIINADVVLVPSYDMFGKIKKHISKETDIIFANRTISRSGLKKIMGIEKGSEVILIDESPEMTEQMISVIYQLGARHINIESYWTIKKEDIYKKPLIILGQSEYLPSYSKEIINIGNSLLDFNTIIDIGIKFDLMHMLNRQDISKSYNVEVETANFGLEEIFGLLNSRESQLEILLHTIDAGVIGIDSEGDIFLCNHDAEKIIGLKENDIINKNGLELFSRIPFKHALKKLEPIEEKLIKIHGEHVVVSVNPLVHSSKLYGAVAIMRRYDETEKKQHKIRKQLIGKGHVAKYYFDDIMGKSDVINKSKDIAKRMSKSNSSILITGETGTGKELFAQAIHNSSPRRNYPFVAVNCGAFPESLLESELFGYEEGAFTGARKGGKPGLFELAHNGTLFLDEIAEMPMNLQVKLLRVLQEKEVIRLGGDSLINVDFRLIAATNKNLKEMVNEGKFREDLYYRLNVLPLKIPPLRNRKEDILFLFEETKKQFNGDFILTEKAEELLLIHNWDGNVRELVNCVEYLVNLGSKIIDAEDLPFIEYENSINNKMDTKMQKNIVIEFLETAGDDLKKYIFVLEELKKAYISNKRLGRRSIHEIAKINGIFLSEQEVRRILIELEELEMVKINKGRAGTVITREGLNILGHITMG
- a CDS encoding redox-sensing transcriptional repressor Rex, producing the protein MDKEKENRVSITVIRRLPKYYRYLGELLKKGINRVSSQELSELTGFTASQIRQDLNNFGGFGQQGYGYNVEGLYYQLGKILGLDRTYNTVIVGAGNLGQAIANYKGFEDAGFKVLSLFDKNPKLIGLKIRDIEIRDVDELEDFIKENNVEIGIITTPKENAQEIADIYMKSGIKGIWNFAPADLKVDDDVVIENVHLNESLFTLSYFLKNKSDYVKN
- a CDS encoding acyl-CoA dehydrogenase translates to MNFNLTKEQEMVRDVMRKFAEEEVEPIAAEIDEESRFPRETVEKMARYNMLGIPFPVEYGGAGGDEIAYVIAVEELSKVCATTGVICSAHTSLGCWPIYRYGTEEQKQKYLRPLAKGEKLGAFALTEPNAGTDAAGQQTVAVLDGDNYILNGTKIFITNGGQADVYIVFAMTDKTKGTRGISAFIVEKDFPGFSIGKIEDKMGIRASSTAELIFRDCIVPKENLLGEEGQGFKIAMSTLDGGRIGIAAQALGIAEGALNETIKYVKEREQFGRPLAKFQGLQWMIADMATDIEASKLLVYRAAFNKANGLPYNKEAAMAKLFAATTAMDVTTKCVQLHGGYGYTKDYPVERMMRDAKITEIYEGTSQVQQMVISSNILR